From Rhodococcus antarcticus, the proteins below share one genomic window:
- a CDS encoding MFS transporter has translation MSDTVTGATVHARSRQGVAPWWWPALVMFTVGYGANQFVPLLAVYRRTLGLSDAQATAIFGVYALGLIPGLLLAGPASDRYGRRPLMLAFAALSLLATGVLITGQWGPTGLYAGRLLTGVVSGGAFSVGTAWVKELSIGAAPGAGARRGALALTAGFAAGPLVGGLLAQWAPGPQLVPYLIHLLLAAAALALLPRAPETVTTRAGSDRDLTPQRRLLASSARTRRFTRVVVPLGPWVFGSVTLVFTTLPAHATGPVAGLTVAFPGVLAAVALAAGIAAQPLAHRLQNAAVTRGTADASAVALAVITAGCLAAAAATASPSVGAATGAAVLLGAGYGMAIICGLREVEHLAPAHELGGLVAIFYSLAYSGLALPYLLALTGPHLGYPAGLLLLALAAALTTLVVTVQGRRHPATPSTPRPNTPPGT, from the coding sequence GTGAGCGACACGGTCACGGGGGCCACGGTCCACGCCCGCAGCCGACAGGGGGTAGCCCCGTGGTGGTGGCCGGCGCTGGTGATGTTCACGGTGGGGTACGGGGCCAACCAGTTCGTCCCGCTGCTCGCGGTGTACCGGCGGACCTTGGGACTGTCCGACGCGCAGGCGACGGCGATCTTCGGTGTCTACGCACTGGGGCTCATCCCGGGGTTGTTGCTCGCCGGCCCGGCCAGCGACCGCTACGGCCGACGACCCCTGATGCTCGCCTTCGCGGCCCTGTCCCTGCTGGCGACGGGGGTGCTCATCACCGGCCAGTGGGGACCGACGGGGCTCTACGCCGGCCGGCTGCTCACCGGTGTGGTCTCCGGCGGGGCGTTCTCCGTCGGCACCGCCTGGGTCAAGGAGCTCTCCATCGGTGCCGCACCCGGTGCCGGGGCCCGCCGGGGGGCCCTCGCGCTCACCGCAGGGTTCGCCGCGGGCCCCCTCGTCGGCGGGCTGCTCGCCCAGTGGGCACCCGGCCCGCAGCTGGTGCCGTACCTGATCCACCTGCTGCTCGCCGCGGCCGCGCTGGCGCTGCTGCCCCGGGCCCCCGAGACCGTCACGACCCGCGCCGGCAGCGACCGGGACCTGACCCCACAGCGCCGCCTGCTCGCGAGCTCGGCACGGACCCGCCGCTTCACCAGGGTCGTGGTCCCGCTGGGTCCCTGGGTCTTCGGCAGCGTCACCCTGGTGTTCACCACGCTGCCCGCCCACGCCACCGGTCCCGTCGCGGGCCTGACAGTGGCGTTCCCCGGCGTCCTCGCCGCCGTCGCACTGGCAGCCGGCATCGCCGCGCAACCCCTCGCGCACCGGCTGCAGAACGCCGCGGTGACACGTGGGACCGCCGACGCCTCCGCCGTTGCCCTGGCCGTGATCACTGCCGGCTGCCTCGCCGCCGCTGCCGCGACCGCCTCTCCCAGCGTGGGTGCAGCGACCGGCGCCGCCGTCCTGCTCGGTGCTGGCTACGGCATGGCCATCATCTGCGGCCTGCGGGAGGTCGAACACCTCGCACCCGCCCACGAGCTCGGCGGCCTCGTGGCCATCTTCTACTCCCTCGCCTACTCCGGACTGGCCCTGCCCTACCTGCTTGCCCTCACCGGACCGCACCTGGGCTACCCCGCCGGGCTGCTGCTGCTCGCCCTCGCCGCCGCGCTCACCACGCTCGTGGTCACCGTGCAGGGCCGGCGCCACCCAGCCACGCCATCCACCCCTCGCCCCAACACCCCACCCGGTACCTGA
- a CDS encoding TetR/AcrR family transcriptional regulator: MPAAATVLTDRGRATRDRIVAAAATLIHERGVAGTSLDDVRAVTATSKSQLYHYFTDKSALVRAVIELQVDQVLTAQQPELGGATSMAGLRRWRDRLIALNEQDARGCPLGRLASELTDSDPAARAALTAGFARWQGRLATGLETMRGDGALGPGADPQALALGLLAAVQGGLLLAQATGSVAPLRTALDLALDSVEARTVPLAATRTPAGVDG; this comes from the coding sequence ATGCCCGCTGCTGCGACCGTGCTGACCGACCGGGGGCGTGCGACGCGGGATCGGATCGTGGCGGCGGCGGCGACCCTGATCCACGAGCGCGGGGTGGCCGGGACCAGCCTGGACGACGTGCGTGCGGTGACGGCCACGAGCAAGTCGCAGCTCTACCACTACTTCACCGACAAGTCGGCGTTGGTGCGGGCGGTGATCGAGCTGCAGGTGGATCAGGTGCTCACCGCGCAGCAGCCCGAGCTCGGGGGCGCGACCTCGATGGCGGGTCTGCGGCGCTGGCGCGACCGGCTCATCGCCCTGAACGAGCAGGACGCCCGTGGTTGCCCTCTCGGCCGGTTGGCCAGCGAGCTGACCGACAGCGACCCGGCCGCCCGGGCGGCCCTGACGGCCGGGTTCGCCCGGTGGCAGGGCCGCCTGGCCACGGGACTGGAGACCATGCGCGGGGACGGCGCGCTCGGCCCCGGTGCAGACCCGCAGGCCTTGGCCCTCGGGCTGCTCGCGGCGGTGCAGGGTGGCTTGCTCCTCGCCCAGGCCACCGGCTCGGTGGCCCCGCTGCGGACAGCCCTGGACCTGGCCCTGGACTCCGTCGAGGCCCGAACGGTGCCCCTCGCCGCCACCCGTACCCCCGCCGGCGTGGACGGCTGA
- a CDS encoding peroxiredoxin family protein yields the protein MPRLENGQSFPSLQVPQVGGTTLSLPEGLAGSFGVVLVYRGAWCPYCNAQLSAFQRASASLEAAGVKVVALSVDDEQTSAALVDKLRLSFPVGHSADADQVAAEHGCYVNDEPHYLQSTGFVLAPDGTVVTGAIGRLTPEDVVGLVTYLEDHA from the coding sequence GTGCCTCGCCTCGAGAACGGCCAGAGCTTCCCGTCCCTGCAGGTGCCGCAGGTCGGCGGTACGACGTTGTCACTGCCGGAAGGGCTGGCCGGGTCGTTCGGTGTCGTCCTGGTCTACCGGGGGGCGTGGTGCCCGTACTGCAACGCGCAGCTGTCGGCCTTCCAGCGGGCGAGCGCGAGCCTGGAGGCGGCCGGGGTGAAGGTCGTGGCCCTGTCCGTCGACGACGAGCAGACCTCGGCGGCCCTGGTGGACAAGCTGCGCCTGTCCTTCCCCGTCGGGCACAGCGCGGACGCCGACCAGGTCGCGGCCGAGCACGGCTGCTACGTCAACGACGAGCCGCACTACCTGCAGTCCACGGGTTTCGTGCTGGCTCCCGACGGCACCGTGGTCACCGGCGCCATCGGACGGCTCACACCGGAGGACGTCGTCGGGCTCGTCACCTACCTCGAGGACCACGCCTGA
- a CDS encoding SDR family NAD(P)-dependent oxidoreductase, translating to MDLHDRSILLTGAGSGIGRALALQLAEHAPRLTLVGRRTEPLEEVAAVVRERGGQALVVQADLTAPGAPSVVVAAAQERFGGIDVLVNNAGNVRAGRLEAVEESEVLAQVALNLSAPILLTRAALPALRASGEGLVVNISSGIALIGMPFYTTYAATKAGIAHFGEALRRELFGEGIHVVTVFPGATSTPMMETSKAGTEHGFDYESPENVAAATLAGITDGSLTVVRGGETRTQMIALNRTDPGAVDELLNGRKAELEQAVAGHSSL from the coding sequence ATGGATCTGCACGACCGCTCGATCCTGCTCACCGGCGCCGGCAGCGGCATCGGCCGCGCGCTCGCGCTGCAGCTCGCCGAGCACGCACCTCGGCTGACCCTGGTCGGTCGACGGACCGAGCCGCTGGAGGAGGTCGCCGCGGTGGTGCGTGAGCGTGGTGGTCAGGCCCTGGTGGTGCAGGCCGACCTGACCGCTCCCGGTGCCCCCTCCGTCGTCGTCGCGGCCGCACAGGAGCGCTTCGGTGGGATCGACGTCCTGGTCAACAACGCCGGCAACGTCCGCGCCGGTCGGCTGGAGGCCGTGGAGGAGTCGGAGGTGCTCGCCCAGGTCGCTCTGAACCTGAGCGCCCCGATCCTGTTGACCCGGGCCGCCCTGCCCGCGCTGCGCGCCTCGGGTGAGGGGCTCGTCGTCAACATCTCCTCGGGCATCGCCCTGATCGGCATGCCGTTCTACACCACTTACGCCGCGACGAAGGCGGGCATCGCGCACTTCGGGGAGGCGCTGCGCCGTGAGCTGTTCGGCGAAGGCATCCACGTGGTCACCGTCTTCCCCGGCGCGACCAGCACCCCCATGATGGAGACCTCGAAGGCCGGGACGGAGCACGGCTTCGACTACGAGAGCCCCGAGAACGTTGCAGCCGCCACCCTCGCCGGCATCACCGACGGCAGCCTCACCGTGGTCCGCGGCGGCGAGACACGCACCCAGATGATCGCCCTCAACCGCACCGACCCCGGCGCCGTCGACGAGCTGCTCAACGGCCGCAAGGCCGAGCTCGAGCAGGCCGTGGCCGGCCACTCCAGCCTGTAG